In Deltaproteobacteria bacterium, the genomic window ACGACCACCGGCCTCGCCTGGGGGGGCGAAGGCAATCTGCGCTCCCTGAGCTACCACCTCATCGGCGGCTTGCTCAGGGAGTGCCCGACCGCCGAACTCCTCGACGGCATGCGCACGGAGGGGGTGCTCGAACGCCTGGCGGCCAAGGCCACTGGAGCACCCGCCTTGAGCGCCGCGCTCGGTCGGCTGGGACAGAGCCTGCGCGAGACCGAGCACACCGACGCGATCCGCACCGACTACGGGCTGCTCTTCCTCGGCCTCGGGCGCAAGGCCCTGGCTCCCCCTTGGGAGAGCCTCTATCGCGCCGAGGACCGCGAGGTGTGGGGCGAGCCGGCGCGTGAGGTGCTGCGCTGCTACGCCGAGGCGGGCGTGGGCTACGACGGGATGAAGCAGATCCCTCCGGACCACGTGGGGCTCGAGCTGACCTTCCTCGCCACGCTGGCGGACCGGGAACCGGCGGGGAGCGAGGCGCAGCGGCACTTCGTGGACCGACACCTCGCGCAGTGGATCCCGGCCTTCGTCGACAAGGTCAAGGGGGGGGCCAAGACCGGCTTCATGCGCGCCCTCGCCGAGGCCCTGCACGCTCTCATCGCGCTCGACCAGCGGTTTCTGGCAGGCGGACAGCAGAGGGAGGCCGGCGTTGCGGATCCTGCTGGTCGAGGATGACCGTCCCGTCCGCGTAACGGTCCGGGACGCGCTCGAGGAGGCGGGCCACACCGTCCTCGCCGTCGCCGACGGGCAGCAGGCTCTCGCCGCCATCGACGCCGAGAGCGTCGACCTCCTCCTGACGGACGTTCGCCTGCCGCACGTGGACGGACTAACCCTCTTCGCTCGCTTTCGGGAGGTCCAGCCCGACGCGGCCGCGCTCGTCATGACCGCCTACGGCCGGGTCGAGGACGCCGTCGAGGTGATGCGCAGGGGCGCCCACGACTACATCACCAAGCCCTTCGACATCGACGCGCTGCTCTTGCGCGTCGAGCGCATCGCCGCCGAACGGAGGCTCCGCGCTCCGAGCCCCGAGGGAGGACCTAGCCGGGCCGTCGAGATGGTGGGCGACTCGCCGGCCATCCGACGCGTGCTGGAGCGGGTCGACGCCGCCGCCGAGGCGGACGTGAACGTGCTGGTGATGGGCGAGACGGGCACCGGCAAGGAGCTCTGCGCCCGCGCACTGCACGAACGGAGCCCGCGCACCGGTCACCCCTTCGTGCACGTCAACTGCGCGGCGATCCCGGGAGACCTGTTCGAGGCGGAGATGTTCGGGCACGAGGCGGGGGCCTTCACGGGAGCGCTCCGGCGGCGCGAGGGACGGCTCCTCGCCGCGCACCGCGGCACGCTCTTTCTCGACGAGGTGGGAGAGCTGCGGCTCGACCACCAGGCCAAGCTCCTGCGCGCGATCGAGCTCAAGTGCTTCGAGCCGGTCGGCAGCAGCCGTTCCGTGGACGTGGACGTGCGCTTCGTCGGCGCCACGAATCGCGACCTCCGCGTGGACGTGGAGCGGAACGTCTTCCGTCAGGACCTCTTCTTTCGCCTGAACGTGATCGAGATCGTGGTGCCACCGCTGCGCGACCGTCGGGGCGACATCCCGCTGCTCGTGAGCAGTTTCCTGCACCGCGCGGTCGACCGCCGGGGCGTACCGCTCCCGCACCTGACGCCGGCCGCCGTGGCGGCGCTGCTCGGCTACGACTATCCAGGCAACGTGCGCGAGCTGCTTCACGCGCTGGAGCACGGGCTGGCTCTCTCGCGCGGTGCCGCGATCGACGTAGCGCACCTGCCGGCACCCTTTCGCGGCAGCATGCCCGGCCTACTGGCCCTGGAGGGCTTTCCGAACCTCCCCGCGGCCGTGCGCCATTTCGAGCGGCTCTACATCGAGCGCGTCCTCGAGCACGTCGATGGTCGTCGCGCGGAGGCGGCGCGCATCCTCGGCATCTCCCGCAAGAACCTCTGGGAGAAGCTCAAGCCCTGAGCGTCTCGGGTGGGGCCTCGTTCCTCGCGAGCGGCAACCAGATCGTCGCCACGGTCCCTCCCTCGGGCGGGAAGTCGAAGGTCAGGTCCCCGCCGTGGGCGTCCACGATGGTCCGCGTCACCGAGAGCCCGAGCCCCGTCCCCTGCCCTTCGGGCTTGGTGGTGAAAAAGGGGTTCTCCACGGCCGCGCGAAGCTCGGGCGGGATGCCCGGGCCCCGATCCACGACCGCGATGGCGGCCCGAGCCCCGCTCGCATACGCGCGAATCCAGAGGGCGCCCCCCGTCTCCGTCACGTACGCCGCGTTCAGCAGGAGGTTCAGGAGCGCCTGCGCGAGCTGCGTCGGGTCCCCGTCCACGGCCAGTCCGGTCGCCTGGTCCACCTCGGCGTGCAGCGTGATCCGCTGGCCGACGAGCGTCGGGCGCACGAGGTCGGCCGCGAGCGCCACGAGGTGTGTCAGGAACTCGCGAGAGCGTCGGGGCTCCCGGATCCGCGCGAAGTCCAGCATGCGGCGGCTCGTCTCCTGCAGGCGATCGAGGCTCTCGCCCATCAGCTCGAGGTACTCCCTCCGCTTCTCGAGGGAGATCTTCTCGCTCGCGAGAAGCCGATGGCAGTTGCGGAGCCCGGCCAGCGGGTTATTCACCTCGTGGGCCACGCCGGCCACGAGCGAGCCGAGCGCCGCCAGCTTCTCGGTGTGGATCTCGCGGCGCCGCGCTTCCTCCTGGCGGAGAAAGCCCTCGTGGAGTCGCCGTCGCATCTCGTTGACCTGCGCGGTGAGCAGGCCGATCTCGTCCCGTCGGCGCACGGGGAGCGCGACGGGTGCCTCGGCGGGCTCGATCGTTTGCAGCGCCGTGACGAGCTCGCGGACCGGCCGCGCCACGGACCGCCCCACGAGCAGCGCCGCCAGCAGGCCCACCCCGATCAGCCCCGAGGCGACGCCCGTGAGCCGAAGCCAGAGCTGACGCTGCCGCTCGTCGTGCGCCGACAGGTCGATCCCCACGCGAAGCTGGGTGTGGCGCGAGTGGCGCAGGGTGACGGCCAGGTCGAGGAAGCGTCTCTCGCCCACCTCGAGGAGGAGCGGCCGGAGGTCCGGTCGGGACCTGATGAGCGCCCTCGGCGTGCCGCCACGGAAGGAGGAGGCCAGGACCTGGGACCCGTCGTGCACCACGCCGTAGGCCACCGGCGCCGAGGCCGCGACCGTGTCCACGAGCTCCTGCAGGGTCACGCGGTCGCCCCAGAGCAGCGCGTCGGCCGCCTGACGCCCCACGAGGTAGGTCGTAGAACGCGCGCGCTCGGAGAGCTCGTCCTCGATGGTCCGGACCAGGTGACGGACGGTGGACCACTGCAGCAGGTAGGTCAGGATGACCCCCAGCACGCCGAAGACGGCCAGCTTGATCCACAGGCGGCGCCAGGGCGCCACGGCCGGGCCATGGTCCTTCATTTGAACGCGCGCCAGAGCTCGCGGGCCGAGTCGTAGAGTTTCGCCGTCACGCGCTCGAAGCGCTCGATGCGGAGCTGCTCGAGCGCGCGCCGCGCCTCGGGCCGCTCGTGGAGCCGGAGGAGCGCCTCTTGCCACTGCCGCCGGGTCTCGGCAGACACCGTCAGCGCCGCCACGACCGGAGGCATGCCGAAGTCGGGCGAGGTCTTCAGGATGCGCAGGCGGGGCGCTCCCGCGGGGCGGCGCCGCGTCCACTCGAGGAAGATGAGCTCGTCCACCCCTGCCGCGTCGGCGAGGCCCTGCTCCACGGATCGGATGGCCCGGTCGTGACTCCCCACGAACGCGGTGGATGCAAACGATGCTCCGCTCTTGCGAAAGGTGGTGCGCGCCAGGGATGCGGGATAGGCGTGCCCGGTGAGGGAGAGCGGGTCGGTGAAGACGAAGCGGGTGCCGCGAAGCTCCTCGAAGCCGAGCGCCGTCGAATCGGCCCGCACGATCACCACCGACCGGTAGGTGGTCCGCCCGGCCACGCGCGGGACGGCGAGCAGGATGTCGCTCCCCCGCCCTTCCTCTAGGAGCTCGAGGTACCCGCCGGTACAGATGAAGGCCAGGTCCAGGTCCCCCGTGGCGAGGCGCGCGTTCACCTCGCTGTAGGACCTGCCGTGGATGATCTCCGCGGCGCGACCGACGGAGGCGCCGAACTCGCGAACCACGCGGGCGTAGGCCCCGGTCGTCTCCTCGGGCGAGACCATCGCCGCGACGGCGACGCGCAGGCCGCGAGGGGCACGCACGGCCGCCGTGGGAACGCGCTCCTCGAAGCTCGCCACCTCCACCTCGCCCCGCCGCCGCGTGCAGGACGGCTGGGCCACGGCCAGCAGCAGGAGGACGGCGAGCCGCGGGTTCACCTTCACGGTC contains:
- a CDS encoding molecular chaperone TorD family protein codes for the protein MASPHDTTTGLAWGGEGNLRSLSYHLIGGLLRECPTAELLDGMRTEGVLERLAAKATGAPALSAALGRLGQSLRETEHTDAIRTDYGLLFLGLGRKALAPPWESLYRAEDREVWGEPAREVLRCYAEAGVGYDGMKQIPPDHVGLELTFLATLADREPAGSEAQRHFVDRHLAQWIPAFVDKVKGGAKTGFMRALAEALHALIALDQRFLAGGQQREAGVADPAGRG
- a CDS encoding sigma-54-dependent Fis family transcriptional regulator, with the translated sequence MRILLVEDDRPVRVTVRDALEEAGHTVLAVADGQQALAAIDAESVDLLLTDVRLPHVDGLTLFARFREVQPDAAALVMTAYGRVEDAVEVMRRGAHDYITKPFDIDALLLRVERIAAERRLRAPSPEGGPSRAVEMVGDSPAIRRVLERVDAAAEADVNVLVMGETGTGKELCARALHERSPRTGHPFVHVNCAAIPGDLFEAEMFGHEAGAFTGALRRREGRLLAAHRGTLFLDEVGELRLDHQAKLLRAIELKCFEPVGSSRSVDVDVRFVGATNRDLRVDVERNVFRQDLFFRLNVIEIVVPPLRDRRGDIPLLVSSFLHRAVDRRGVPLPHLTPAAVAALLGYDYPGNVRELLHALEHGLALSRGAAIDVAHLPAPFRGSMPGLLALEGFPNLPAAVRHFERLYIERVLEHVDGRRAEAARILGISRKNLWEKLKP
- a CDS encoding HAMP domain-containing histidine kinase produces the protein MKDHGPAVAPWRRLWIKLAVFGVLGVILTYLLQWSTVRHLVRTIEDELSERARSTTYLVGRQAADALLWGDRVTLQELVDTVAASAPVAYGVVHDGSQVLASSFRGGTPRALIRSRPDLRPLLLEVGERRFLDLAVTLRHSRHTQLRVGIDLSAHDERQRQLWLRLTGVASGLIGVGLLAALLVGRSVARPVRELVTALQTIEPAEAPVALPVRRRDEIGLLTAQVNEMRRRLHEGFLRQEEARRREIHTEKLAALGSLVAGVAHEVNNPLAGLRNCHRLLASEKISLEKRREYLELMGESLDRLQETSRRMLDFARIREPRRSREFLTHLVALAADLVRPTLVGQRITLHAEVDQATGLAVDGDPTQLAQALLNLLLNAAYVTETGGALWIRAYASGARAAIAVVDRGPGIPPELRAAVENPFFTTKPEGQGTGLGLSVTRTIVDAHGGDLTFDFPPEGGTVATIWLPLARNEAPPETLRA
- a CDS encoding PhnD/SsuA/transferrin family substrate-binding protein, translated to MKVNPRLAVLLLLAVAQPSCTRRRGEVEVASFEERVPTAAVRAPRGLRVAVAAMVSPEETTGAYARVVREFGASVGRAAEIIHGRSYSEVNARLATGDLDLAFICTGGYLELLEEGRGSDILLAVPRVAGRTTYRSVVIVRADSTALGFEELRGTRFVFTDPLSLTGHAYPASLARTTFRKSGASFASTAFVGSHDRAIRSVEQGLADAAGVDELIFLEWTRRRPAGAPRLRILKTSPDFGMPPVVAALTVSAETRRQWQEALLRLHERPEARRALEQLRIERFERVTAKLYDSARELWRAFK